A single window of Pontibacillus chungwhensis DNA harbors:
- a CDS encoding class D sortase yields MIVMAIAQMVHHERSISDSLEEAKALIREQGVQAGKDLLPSAPLAKASDHSQALQKEEGEEEPEGKGNSPHQEEEEKPNIKTEEHPQGEVIGILEIPRLQAELPIVEGTSADQLRKGVGHYATTLLPGEGGQILLSGHRDTVFTRMGELKEGDQFIVRTRQGSYTYTFTRSKIVAADDTTVIRTSDREELVLSTCYPFSFLGNAPDRYVIYAYPM; encoded by the coding sequence ATGATTGTGATGGCGATAGCTCAAATGGTTCACCATGAGCGAAGTATTAGCGATTCTCTTGAAGAAGCGAAAGCCCTAATTCGGGAACAAGGAGTTCAAGCAGGGAAAGACCTCCTCCCGTCAGCTCCTTTAGCAAAAGCGTCTGATCACTCCCAAGCTCTGCAAAAGGAAGAAGGGGAGGAAGAACCAGAAGGAAAGGGTAACAGTCCTCATCAAGAGGAAGAAGAGAAACCAAACATAAAAACTGAGGAGCATCCACAAGGAGAAGTAATCGGTATACTCGAAATTCCAAGACTACAAGCGGAACTTCCTATTGTTGAAGGAACAAGTGCCGATCAGCTCCGGAAAGGGGTAGGGCATTATGCGACCACCCTCTTACCGGGGGAAGGCGGACAGATCCTTCTGTCAGGTCACCGAGATACAGTGTTTACAAGAATGGGTGAACTGAAGGAAGGGGATCAGTTTATCGTAAGGACTCGTCAAGGGAGTTATACCTATACCTTTACGCGCTCAAAGATAGTGGCTGCAGATGATACGACTGTAATCCGAACTTCGGACCGTGAGGAACTTGTGTTGTCGACGTGCTATCCGTTCTCGTTTCTTGGGAACGCACCAGATCGGTATGTGATTTATGCTTACCCAATGTAG
- the resA gene encoding thiol-disulfide oxidoreductase ResA → MKKRKRLVFRTTLLLLFAAAISYAVVQSFSDGRSKLITEGDQAPDFTLETLDGETVQLSDYRGQGVFLNFWATYCPPCKEEMPYMESQYQSFKDEGVQVIAVDVAEPRVTVNRFVTKYNLSFPIPMDSNEEVMNAYGVGPIPVTFLINEDGVVVDRITAGLTEEDIRGYMKQIQPESYRE, encoded by the coding sequence GTGAAAAAAAGAAAAAGATTGGTATTCCGAACAACCCTTTTGCTCTTATTTGCAGCTGCTATTAGCTATGCGGTTGTGCAAAGCTTCTCGGATGGTCGTTCTAAGTTGATCACAGAAGGAGACCAAGCTCCAGACTTTACGCTTGAAACATTAGATGGAGAAACGGTTCAGCTAAGTGACTACCGGGGGCAGGGGGTGTTCTTAAATTTTTGGGCTACCTATTGCCCACCTTGCAAAGAAGAAATGCCTTATATGGAATCACAGTATCAATCTTTTAAGGATGAAGGGGTCCAGGTGATCGCGGTTGATGTTGCAGAGCCCCGCGTGACGGTGAATCGGTTTGTAACGAAATATAACCTTTCCTTTCCGATCCCCATGGACTCAAATGAAGAGGTTATGAACGCGTATGGAGTGGGGCCGATTCCGGTCACCTTTTTGATTAACGAAGATGGTGTGGTGGTGGATCGTATTACAGCCGGTCTAACAGAAGAAGATATAAGAGGGTACATGAAGCAAATTCAACCAGAATCTTATCGAGAATAA